A genomic stretch from Kogia breviceps isolate mKogBre1 chromosome 1, mKogBre1 haplotype 1, whole genome shotgun sequence includes:
- the KLHDC9 gene encoding kelch domain-containing protein 9 translates to MGPSEELAVLGLSEFNRLSRFLLTSHSSCRHGNNTNSWWLPRSPVSTVTGALRPSVCSGRAAAAAVVAGRRRREAGGLRWGPGWVSGRGVGAVPGKPAPPGRGAAGRRPRSPPLPGPMAGAVGGTGGSGWTWRPVARDPLLARAFHSCTELRGRFYLVGGLLAGGAREPSSDMVVFDPDGGQAVRVGARGGPRRSHHDAAPVAGRWLCVVGGWDGSRRLATVSALDTECGVWEAWTASPGSCPPAGLSSHTCTRLSDRELRVAGREGGTRTQRRYGSIYTLRLDPGARTYCYKEEGYHTVSRSGHCAALLQSPGPHPGHQLLLFGGCNSAEPEVAGHWSHGKIKEEPPVAPRLMEQLASLVSSGQGSRQGPRGLRHHSCSVVGPFAVLFGGETLTRARDTICNDLYIYDTRKSPSLWFHFPCADHGLKRVGHRTCLWNDQLYLVGGFGEDGRTASPQVCILDLFI, encoded by the exons ATGGGTCCTTCTGAGGAACTGGCTGTCCTCGGACTTTCCGAATTTAACAGACTTTCAAGATTTTTATTGACCTCGCACAGCTCTTGTCGCCATGGTAACAACACTAATTCATGGTGGCTACCCAGGTCTCCTGTCTCCACGGTAACCGGTGCTTTGCGACCTTCAGTTTGCAGCGGTCGTGCTGCAGCCGCTGCAGTGGTTGCTGGGCGACGGCGGAGAGAAGCAGGTGGCTTGAGGTGGGGACCCGGATGGGTTTCCGGTAGGGGTGTAGGGGCGGTTCCGGGGAAGCCTGCGCCCCCAGGTAGGGGTGCTGCGGGCCGCCGGCCCCGCAGCCCGCCCCTCCCGGGGCCCATGGCCGGGGCGGTGGGTGGGACAGGGGGCTCAGGCTGGACTTGGCGACCGGTGGCGCGGGACCCGCTGCTGGCGCGGGCCTTCCATTCATGCACCGAACTGCGGGGACGGTTCTATCTGGTGGGGGGTCTCCTAGCCGGAGGAGCGAGAGAGCCGAGCAGTGATATGGTGGTCTTCGATCCGGATGGGGGCCAGGCCGTGCGGGTGGGAGCCCGGGGCGGCCCGAGGCGCAGCCACCACGACGCGGCGCCAGTGGCGGGGCGCTGGCTCTGTGTGGTGGGCGGCTGGGATGGGTCGCGCCGCCTGGCCACAGTAAGCGCCCTGGACACCGAGTGCGGTGTGTGGGAGGCGTGGACCGCGTCCCCCGGCAGCTGCCCCCCTGCCGGCCTCAGTAGTCACACCTGTACCCGCCTCTCCGACCGAGAGCTGCGGGTGGCAGGCAGGGAGGGCGGGACTCGCACTCAGCGTCGTTATGGAAGCATCTACACGTTAAGGCTGGACCCTGGCGCCCGCACCTATTG CTATAAGGAAGAAGGCTACCACACAGTCTCACGTTCAGGTCACTGCGCTGCCCTGCTCCAAAGTCCTGGGCCCCACCCAGGTCACCAGCTATTGCTCTTTGGGGGCTGCAACTCAGCTGAACCAGAAGTAGCTGGGCATTGGAGTCATGGGAAGATTAAG GAGGAACCACCTGTTGCCCCCCGTTTGATGGAACAGCTTGCAAGTCTCGTGAGCAGTGGGCAGGGGTCCCGGCAGGGGCCTCGAGGACTCCGGCATCACTCATGTTCTGTGGTTGGGCCCTTTGCTGTGCTGTTTGGTGGAGAAACTCTGACTAGAGCCCGAGACACCATCTGCAATGACCTCTACATCTATGATACCC GAAAGTCTCCTTCTCTGTGGTTCCACTTCCCCTGTGCAGACCACGGGCTAAAACGCGTGGGCCATCGGACCTGCCTTTGGAATGATCAGCTCTACCTGGTTGGGGGTTTTGGTGAGGATGGCAGGACAGCTAGTCCACAGGTTTGCATTCTGGACCTCTTTATCTAA